A window of Aeromicrobium duanguangcaii genomic DNA:
GGTCGTTGACCCGCACGGGCGCGAGGTCGTCGTAGACGAAGCGCTCGTCAGCCAGCATCTCGTGCACGTCGGCGTGGGGTGCGACCTCGTGCTCGAGCCAGGCGGTCATCGTGGGCCACGGCGATCCCTGCGGATCCCGGTCCGGCGTCCGCAGCCACGCCGACTGCAGGCCGTGTCGGGGCGGCAGCGGGGAACGTGGGGGCACTGCCCGATTCTAGGCGTGACACCCCGGCCATCGCCGATTCGCTGAGGACAGCGCCGCCAGCACGTGGTTCGAACCGGCGGCGCCTGGGACCAACGGTGGCTGCAGCGCACCAGTTGCTCCTACCCCACGTGTACCCGGCTGTCTCGCTCCGAATCACCGCGCCCCCGATCGTGGAAGAATCGGGCCATGGTGAATGACTTCTCCGGCGACCAGTACAACGTCATCGCCCGCTCCCTGAGCGGGGCGCTCGGGGCGACCGCGACGATCGAGGAGGCCACCGCGACCGCGCTGGCGATCGTCACCAACTGCGATCACGCGGGGATCTCGGTCGTGTCGAAGGGCCGCAAGATCGATACGGTGGCGCCGACGGACAAGACGGCGATCCGTGCCGATCAGCTGCAGTACGACGTCAATGACGGGCCGTGCCTGCAGAGCATTCGTGAGCAGGAGACGGTCTACTCCGACGACCTGCGCGTCGACCAGCGGTGGCCCCGGTGGGCTGCTGAGGCGACGACCGAGCTCGGTATCCGCAGCACTCTGTCGCTCCAGCTCTTCGTCGGACCCGACTCGATGGGCTCGTTGAATCTGTACTCCCAGAGCCCTCAG
This region includes:
- a CDS encoding GAF and ANTAR domain-containing protein yields the protein MVNDFSGDQYNVIARSLSGALGATATIEEATATALAIVTNCDHAGISVVSKGRKIDTVAPTDKTAIRADQLQYDVNDGPCLQSIREQETVYSDDLRVDQRWPRWAAEATTELGIRSTLSLQLFVGPDSMGSLNLYSQSPQAFGTVDRVSALALASHIAVAMTAAKDKDDFESALAHRTVIGQAEGMLMQALQITPPQAFAALVRVSQSKNIKLHVVASEIVGRGVRAELFD